One region of Armigeres subalbatus isolate Guangzhou_Male chromosome 3, GZ_Asu_2, whole genome shotgun sequence genomic DNA includes:
- the LOC134220399 gene encoding F-box only protein 25 has translation MPFISKDWRSPGEAWVKTEEGWEKLKVLECVKRKRCISECSSSSDTENDNENGDVEIPPHCHITLKCTREIAGFNGLGEAVRRLDFRSSVRDGRRFNYVCALLRLLVSGKGITSLPGGAQRLLLQMLEEVATYVSDSQQNINVLRGLVHQLRLLVNQENQKCWGKPLGSQSLWEGHVQTIQRIQNIASQIQIREPGPNIRPKLHDLPEECVREIILRITDYKDLDASASAWSLMAALISEQRVWRELSHYHFNKQQIDFILDKMCLHDTKERHRNWQAIYHALRKTYGVPEELQYAEILAFCRLCRCLFWPSAGHPCIADQCPDIRQRIREAGNSDNTETQPVPPAQFLKYFSL, from the exons ATGCATCTCTGAGTGCAGTAGTTCCAGTGATACGGAAAACGACAACGAAAACGG GGATGTCGAAATTCCACCGCATTGTCATATAACGCTGAAATGTACCCGCGAGATTGCCGGCTTCAACGGACTAGGAGAGGCAGTGCGAAGACTGGACTTCCGCAGTTCCGTACGTGACGGTCGTCGGTTCAATTATGTTTGTGCTCTGCTGCGACTGCTCGTCTCCGGTAAAGGTATCACAAGTCTTCCCGGTGGAGCTCAGAGGCTGCTGCTACAGATGTTGGAGGAGGTTGCAACCTACGTTAGCGATTCCCAGCAGAACATCAACGTCCTGAGGGGTTTGGTACACCAGCTACGTCTACTAGTCAATCAGGAGAATCAGAAGTGCTGGGGAAAACCACTCGGGAGTCAAAGCTTATGGGAGGGGCACGTGCAAACTATTCAAAGGATTCAGAACATTGCTAGTCAAATTCAAATCAGAGAG CCCGGTCCAAATATACGCCCAAAGCTACACGATCTGCCAGAAGAATGTGTTCGTGAAATTATTTTAAGGATTACCGATTACAAGGATTTAGACGCTTCCGCATCGGCTTGGTCGCTGATGGCTGCGTTGATTTCGGAGCAACGCGTTTGGCGAGAGCTTTCTCACTACCATTTCAACAAACAGCAAATCGACTTCATCTTAGATAAAATGTGTCTCCATGATACCAAGGAACGCCATCGCAATTGGCAGGCAATCTATCACGCCCTTCGGAA AACTTACGGTGTACCTGAGGAACTGCAATACGCCGAGATATTGGCCTTCTGTCGTCTCTGCCGCTGTCTGTTTTGGCCGTCCGCCGGTCATCCCTGTATTGCCGATCAGTGTCCGGATATACGGCAGCGCATCCGTGAGGCAGGTAACAGTGATAATACCGAAACTCAACCGGTACCACCGGCACAATTCCTCAAATATTTCTCGTTGTAA